Genomic window (Culex pipiens pallens isolate TS chromosome 3, TS_CPP_V2, whole genome shotgun sequence):
CGCCTGTGTTGCAAATGGTGCATTTTAGAGCTTCCCCTTgctaaacgtcaacattttaaGGTTATCCGACCAGCTGTCAATCATAACGCGAGAAGCGTTTGGTTTGACATTTCGGCGCGTTGATCACGTGTCCGTCGGAACATAACCCGATGTTTTCACCACGAACCGCGGCGTGATCCCATGTTTACGCGCGttttcagcaaaacaaaaaaaaaaaactttgaagtgACGTTGTCAACCCCCGCAAcgtttttggttgttttgtttttgaggttgggtttgttgtttttgttttgcgctCGGCGCTGCTGTCGGGCCGATTTTAGGCCGGGCGCAAAAGGAGGAGTTTTGTTGAGGGAGGGGggcaaaacaagaaacaaaacaCCCCGAATGACACAAAACGTCTGCGACGATTGGTGTGGCAGAGCTCAATCATCGGCTATTTCCGGTGTGAATTTCGCGAGTTGGAGGGCGGACGTGAACCGGAGACCTTTGGCTTGTCAAATATTTGTTGTttgcttcgaaaaaaatatttagctaaaaattttactgtcagaattaaaatcaaaaaaaaaatttgttgcaaTTTGAAAAAGTGAATCCAACTCGCCAAGGGTCTTCAAACCCCGTGAATAATTACCCCCACAGCAGGAgtgcaaaacaaaatattgatgatTCGTTAGTCTAGTGTCAGTTTTCGGGCCGGCCCCGAACAAGTGTCATTTTTTTCGGGCCGCGGCGGCGCGTGGGCAATTGGAAGAACCTCCGCCACAAACTGCTGGCCAAAAGCAAAAGTATGACGAGATGCGCAAGTGATAATCCATGTGGGTATGAGCTAATTTTACAAATGGGACATCCTTCAACACAGCACGGGGCTGGTTTAGAGAAGTAAAACTGAGAATTTTGGGGGTTGGTGGTGCTGCCACCTACGCGGTTTGTGGCGAAAACAACAAGTGTCATTATCAGTTCTCGGGAAATCTTTTTCAAGTGACGGTCGGCGATGATGGCCTATTTTGTGAGTAATTACGCGATGGTTTATTTTTAGGTGGCGCGCAACGAGACAAGTTTAACCACAGATTTCAGGGACTTGAGAGATTTATTGTTTTTCGAAACCAGTTTCGGACTGTTTCTGCTACAAACAAACCGAATATCTGCTCTGTTTCAGttcatgaaaatgttttcaaaatatgccaaACCAACAAGTcagttttcaattatttttttttatcttttttccaaataaataaaatttgctgaAAGTGGATTATTGTAAGTGGTTCTGAATCTacaaaatcttaaatttctGATAAGTTTTGTTGCTCTTTTCTGTGCCAAACGACATTCTTACAAACCAAAATGCACATTCCTCTTCCCTCAATTTACCGCGAGCAATAATTCTGACGCTGATCAACCATAAATAATGGTAAAATACGGCACCCTTTGAAGACTTTGGTCGAAAACTAGGTCTTTCGTACCTTCATCCCGCCCCGGGTGACATCTTCTGTCACCAGACGCAATATGCAATTAAAGTGCACTCAATGCTCAAAAATAGCCCCCGCGCGTTAATCCGCGCCGACCTGCAAATCTCAAGTCACGCCAGGTCATCAATTTGGTAAATTGGAGCACATCATAAAAATCGCCTTCTGAAAGGTGGGCTAGGGTGCAGCGTCCGTTGTTGACCTTTAAGGGGGCACAGACAAACATACGAgaaactaattttatttttgacgtttgagtttcGCTGAATCGCAAAAAgttgaattgtttgaaaatggTTCCGTCACTGATCCGCGCACCGTTGAAAGGAACCCGCCAACGGGAGATCTGTCAACGCGCTCGGAACCGGGATCTCTGCCAAGTAACGCGGCGGCGTGTCATCACATGCCTACGCGAGAAACACTACAAACTGTACGCGAAGAGAGTTAGAGCGAGGAGCAATAAAAGAGCCGGAGGTTACGATGGATGACCagaaacgatttattgacaacatTGTATGTGTTTTGGTGTGTGTTTGCTCTGGATTGAGGTTAAGTATCAAAAGAGTAAAGTAAGTACAAACTAGAAACTAAAAACTCAAAGCGTGAGTAAAAACTTGTATCGGAATCGGTGGTGTTGCGTGTGTTGCTCAAATCCAGGCGTTGTTCAGGACTGTTCTGGTTTCGTGTCGGTTGGTTTCGTGTTTCGTGCGCTACCACTACTGCTAGCGAAGGGCGCTTGTAGCGATCCCGGTGTTGGCGACGGCGGAAGGGGCGAGGTGGACCGGCTCGGCGGTCCCAGGATCAGTCCGCCGAGGTTGCCGATGTCGTAGGCCAGTTCTTCTGGCGAGAGGGGACACAGCGACTGAGGCTGTACCTGAGGCGTTGGTGAACGGCTCTTGGTTTCGAAGATCAGCCCGTCGAGGTGTCCGATGTCGAAGATCGCTTCTTCGGGGGTCATGTCCATCGGGATTGGGGACACGGATGGGGATGGGATGTACAGTCGGGGGATGGAGTGTGGAGATAGGGAGTGTGGATCGGGTGTTGGGGATTTGAGTGAGGAGAGCGGAGATGTGATCGGAGTGAAGTGAGTGTTTCTGGGTGAAGCTGTGGAGTTCAGCAGTGGTGATCCTAGGGCCATGGAAGAGAGCTCGGGGGCAGATTCGGATTCGGAAACTTCCGATAGCTGAGATACTGGGGAGGGTGTGGCGTACGCTGGGACTACGTTCAACGGAAATTCAGTGTGCACTTCGGGGGATTTACCCGGAGGAATCTCCGGACTAGCCAGTAGATCTCGTTGTGGTTCCGGAGACGGGGTATCGTAAGCGGTAATATCAACCGGAAACTTGGGACTGTCCTTAGGTTCCGGAAGCTCGGGCGCATCCATCTGTGCACCGTTGATGATACTTTCCACTTCTTCATCATCACTATCGTAGTCTTCTAACTCCAAGTGACTAGTCATGCTCTCTGGAAACTTCTTCATCCATTCCACGTAGCTAACGCGGTGGTTCAGAACCCTCGTCAGATCCACGGTATGATCACCATAGAACGCTTTCGTTGATAATGAATCATGGAACCGTGCATCCTCTCCCTTGTCGTCGGTCACAATCAAGCTCGGAACTCCGGAAGTCATCGGAGTGGTCGGAAGAAAAAAGTTCGGCGTAACAGGCTTCGGTGGATCGATCTTGATCTCGTCCAAGCTGTTGATGTAGTCCTCCAGCTCCGACGGGGAAACGCTGATCCGCTGCTCGGTAAAGTCGTCCATAAAGGTCTGATTGAAGTCGATCGGAGTTACGCTGCGAACCTTGCGTGTACGCATCCGGAAGCGTCTGCTGGACGGAGGTCGGGTATCCTCTACGGACGGACTCTTGGGGCTTTGCCGGCCGGCACCAGCagctccaccaccaccaccagcaacgGCAAGACCGGTATGTGTTGTTGGTGACGGGGTTCGTGGTGGTACGGCCAGGTCAACATGCAAGTCTAGACTAGCGGAGCGGCCGGTGGAAGAAGCAAGAGAAACACTACCAGCCCTACTTACATTTTCTTCGGATTCAACGGGGGCAGCAGCGGAAACGCTTCCGCCGGCAGCCGAGGAGGACGAGACAGACCGATCGTCACCGGACTGGTAATATGGGAGGCCGTCTTTGACGGATTCGTCCTAAAATTCGAGATAAGAGATTTTTAACGTTATCGTGCAGTAGGAGCTGTCCGCGCCGGATGAGGGGATTGTGGGGGAACGTGTACTCACTACGATCGACGAAACGGGAGAGGCAGGGGAACCGGAGGAGGCTATCGGAGCGGGGGAAATGGTGGCATCCCTGGACGGGGATAGCGGGAGCGAAGTCGATGAAAGCTGTTGGTACTCTTGGGAGATTGATCGTTCCTCCGGATGCATGGTTTCCTGGTTATCAACGTTGGTCGTTGGAGATTCAGCTTCAGTGCACCGTTCATCTTCCAGTTGCATATCTGAAAGGTCCCGCTTCTTCCGCTGGTGTTCTTGCGAGACAGATTGCACTTCCGAATCGGTCAACAGCGGGGTCAGCTGACCAGCTGACTGTTGGAAGCGTTCTTTTTCTACGCAAGTACTAAAGTTCGGCGTTGCAGATTTCGAACGAACGAATTCCGTGCGATTAACACCTTCTGAATCCGACTCGTCAGACGGTACGGTCACTCCATAGAATGCTTCGGCGCGACGTTCTTCCTCCAGCTGCGCAGCTGTAAGGTTTCTCTTCTTCCGCTTGTGCTCTGGCGAGACTGATTGTTCTTCCGGCTCGAGAACCAGCGCGATCAGCTGACCAGTTGACTGTTGGTAGCGTTCGTTCTCTATGAAGGGACCAACGAACGGGGAAGGCGATTTGGACTGCAGGAACTCCGTACGCCGACCGCCTTCGGAGTCTGATTCCTCGGTTTGTATGATCACTCCGGAGAATGCTTCGGCGCGGCGTTCTTCCTCCAGTAGTAGCGCGGTAAGGTCACTCTTCTTGCGGGTACGCTTCAACGTGGGATGTTCTTCTTCTGGACTCTCCGATCGAGATCGTACGCCCGTCGGTACATAGACACCTGGACTCAGCAGGTCCTGGTTGGACGTTGACACATCCGGGAAGGTGTTCCGTGGGCTTTTCAGCCACTGTTTAGTTTCTTCCATGCTTTTCGCCAGATCATCACTTTCATCGCTTTCTCGAGTTTCCTCTTTGATGTCATGTACCGCTTGCGGAGCGAGCTTTTCGTGTTTCTTCGTCTCCTCCAGCTGGATGTCTCCCCAGGGTTTAGAAATGTTCGCTCCAAAGTTCGGCTCAGGCGAGTGCTCCATGATCCGGTGGCGGTGCTCGTCTTCGTGCATCTGGCACAACTCCTGTATTGGACTGATCTTGTGCCGCTTGTTTCCCTCGGACAAGTACTCGTCCCGGTTGTACACCAGCGGTACGTAATCCTCCATCTTTTTCGCTTCCTCTTCTTCCATTTGGGAGAGCAGATCCAGCTCGTCGGTGCGATCTTCGGACACGTTCGACGTAACGGAGCGCTTCTTAATTGTTTTTCGTGAGTCATCCTCGCGGTGAATTGGTCGGAACCGGTTCGATCCGTACCGGGTATCGGACTGCTGCTCGCCCAACACTATAGACGGGACACCTCGGGACGTCGTCGGTTCTTGACTTCCCGCTCGACTAACCGATCGCGATCGCAGCCCTTCAATCTCGATCTCGCGCTCCACGGACCTTCGTTCCAGCTCGTCCAGCTTCACGTTCAGCAGATCCAGCTTCTGATCCTTCTCCTGACTACGTTGCTCCAGCTCCCGGATCTTCACGTTCAGCTGATCGAGCCGATCGTCGTCGAACTTTTCCACGCGGTACCCATCCTTGTACACCACGCCGTCCTGCGCGTACGTTACTCCGCCGATCTTTTCCTTGGGTGCCACATCGATCTGCTCCCGCAACAGCCGGCGATAATTCTCGAGATCGGCATCCACGGCCGGTGGATTCCCATTGCCCGTCAGCTGGTTGGACACGTACGCCAAGCAGTTGATCACGTCCATGGCGCCCACGCTGGCCACTAGAACCGACAGAAAGATACCCATCTTCAGTGCTCTGGCAATGTTctcgaacactttttttttttcgagagagCAGGTTATGTAACGCGTGGTGTTGCACAACCACCTCGCCACGGATCTTCACCGCActcccaacacacacacactgaggGGAAATGGTCTCTTCACACGGTCACGTGTCCTTGTCTTAGAGGGTGTTCATGACTTGGATCCGGAATTTCCAaagaacttttgaactacttggGATGGTGCGCTCTCTGTCCGAAAGAGGAGCAGCAGCGATTAACCAAAACTACTAATTAACCGGATCGGTGACAAAAGTGAACTAATCGATTGTCGAGGCAGGCATCGGGAAGTGAGTGTCGTCGGTGGCGATCGATCGGAATTCGAGCAGCTGCCGAACCGGGCTTCTTTTGGTCGGTTTGTTTGAGAGTGAAAGCTCTAGGATCTGGGGGGGATTCCGTCTCGGAGGAGGTTGGGTTGGGGATTCGATGGGGGTATCAACAACTACTAGTTGGATAGTACTACAGGGATGACTCAAAGGCGGGTCGTCGTGCTCGTACTCGCCGGCTTGTTGTATTGATTCAACATTATTTCTAATGTCGTTGTTTTTTTCTGCCGTTTACGATGACTATCATGAAGAAGCGGCGTCGACTACGCCGAGGGAAGTCAAGTTCGGGGACAAACAAGTGCCGGCGAGTGCAGCAGGAGTGCACGCCAAAAGTGgcgataaaaacaaaacaaatttgcgtTACAACTTTGGGTTTGATGATATTGGATATAATGGCGTGGCGACAAATAGCAACACGTGGTCGATTCAGCGTGGTTTGACAATATTACCGTTTTGGTAATTGGACTCTTTTGAACAATTGATTCACGATGAAGAATGCTTTAAGATGTATTTTTAGAATTGCAAGTTGGCAGCCACTTAAAAATAGTCAAGATGAGAACGCTGCTGGCGTTTCAAAACCGTTGAAGTGACAAGCAGGATCCAAATTTGGGATTCTCATGTCAGCTGTCATCACCTCGAACGTCAACAATCTAAAGATAAATTTTAGTGAAGCGTTCTTTTCTTAGAATCCTACTCAAAGATTTGATTAGAAAGCAcgcaaaagttatttttttttttaggattgcGTAAAACTACATACTTTTGCATGTAAACTTACATTGATTCTCCTTTGCATGATTGATGGatggttaaaaaaatagtttatcacgcacactatcaaaacaaacgtttggtagtgtgtgtgaactccgtctaaaaggggtgtcaaactaaaaaattaccccgttcgtttgacaacagttggtgtcaaaccattgaGGTTTAAGTGTATTGTGAAACTGTTTGGAAGttaattaggccgatgcaaatatttaaaaaagtttttgtccctcggccctggcaaaaactttcaaaaatatttgtaccagccttatttttaataaataagcaaaaatctgattcaaatttacatttttaccaaaatttcaaacaagtgaAACCCAAACCAGATTGATTGCAGAGCTGTGGAGACGGCAGATTCTGCTTCTCAGCGGCAATTTTCCTTCCCAAAGTGTGTTTTTCGCGAATGTCAACCAGGCACCACACAATCTGGTGCGATCGGTGGCGCGTGTGTCCGCCGCCATATTGTTCGGCTGTTGACCTGCGACTTTTTGCGGTCGACTTCGTGCTAACTtgacgcacgtgcattttgggccgaattgagttaagaacgccccacaatccccaaaattcgatttcaaccctgagatattcaatgaaaactaaaaaaaaaactccgtgcatttttgtcactttacatatgaaagtattttcaatcttgtcgcgctatcttgtcactctctgaaaattgatgtaagtgcgacaactggccaaagggatttcaggtcaaaacacgtttgacgcacgtacaattTAAACTGCCGTAAAAATTTGTTGTTATAactccccgagcagacggaaataacttgggaaggtcagtttttgatattgtgagaagatcgaaatatgttattgggatgatcggattagttgttaaaataacaaaaatcaataacaaagatttgttcgaagaataacttaaactgttattatgttgttattgcaataacaaaccaataa
Coding sequences:
- the LOC120415778 gene encoding uncharacterized protein LOC120415778 isoform X2, whose product is MDVINCLAYVSNQLTGNGNPPAVDADLENYRRLLREQIDVAPKEKIGGVTYAQDGVVYKDGYRVEKFDDDRLDQLNVKIRELEQRSQEKDQKLDLLNVKLDELERRSVEREIEIEGLRSRSVSRAGSQEPTTSRGVPSIVLGEQQSDTRYGSNRFRPIHREDDSRKTIKKRSVTSNVSEDRTDELDLLSQMEEEEAKKMEDYVPLVYNRDEYLSEGNKRHKISPIQELCQMHEDEHRHRIMEHSPEPNFGANISKPWGDIQLEETKKHEKLAPQAVHDIKEETRESDESDDLAKSMEETKQWLKSPRNTFPDVSTSNQDLLSPGVYVPTGVRSRSESPEEEHPTLKRTRKKSDLTALLLEEERRAEAFSGVIIQTEESDSEGGRRTEFLQSKSPSPFVGPFIENERYQQSTGQLIALVLEPEEQSVSPEHKRKKRNLTAAQLEEERRAEAFYGVTVPSDESDSEGVNRTEFVRSKSATPNFSTCVEKERFQQSAGQLTPLLTDSEVQSVSQEHQRKKRDLSDMQLEDERCTEAESPTTNVDNQETMHPEERSISQEYQQLSSTSLPLSPSRDATISPAPIASSGSPASPVSSIVDESVKDGLPYYQSGDDRSVSSSSAAGGSVSAAAPVESEENVSRAGSVSLASSTGRSASLDLHVDLAVPPRTPSPTTHTGLAVAGGGGGAAGAGRQSPKSPSVEDTRPPSSRRFRMRTRKVRSVTPIDFNQTFMDDFTEQRISVSPSELEDYINSLDEIKIDPPKPVTPNFFLPTTPMTSGVPSLIVTDDKGEDARFHDSLSTKAFYGDHTVDLTRVLNHRVSYVEWMKKFPESMTSHLELEDYDSDDEEVESIINGAQMDAPELPEPKDSPKFPVDITAYDTPSPEPQRDLLASPEIPPGKSPEVHTEFPLNVVPAYATPSPVSQLSEVSESESAPELSSMALGSPLLNSTASPRNTHFTPITSPLSSLKSPTPDPHSLSPHSIPRLYIPSPSVSPIPMDMTPEEAIFDIGHLDGLIFETKSRSPTPQVQPQSLCPLSPEELAYDIGNLGGLILGPPSRSTSPLPPSPTPGSLQAPFASSSGSARNTKPTDTKPEQS
- the LOC120415778 gene encoding uncharacterized protein LOC120415778 isoform X1, which produces MGIFLSVLVASVGAMDVINCLAYVSNQLTGNGNPPAVDADLENYRRLLREQIDVAPKEKIGGVTYAQDGVVYKDGYRVEKFDDDRLDQLNVKIRELEQRSQEKDQKLDLLNVKLDELERRSVEREIEIEGLRSRSVSRAGSQEPTTSRGVPSIVLGEQQSDTRYGSNRFRPIHREDDSRKTIKKRSVTSNVSEDRTDELDLLSQMEEEEAKKMEDYVPLVYNRDEYLSEGNKRHKISPIQELCQMHEDEHRHRIMEHSPEPNFGANISKPWGDIQLEETKKHEKLAPQAVHDIKEETRESDESDDLAKSMEETKQWLKSPRNTFPDVSTSNQDLLSPGVYVPTGVRSRSESPEEEHPTLKRTRKKSDLTALLLEEERRAEAFSGVIIQTEESDSEGGRRTEFLQSKSPSPFVGPFIENERYQQSTGQLIALVLEPEEQSVSPEHKRKKRNLTAAQLEEERRAEAFYGVTVPSDESDSEGVNRTEFVRSKSATPNFSTCVEKERFQQSAGQLTPLLTDSEVQSVSQEHQRKKRDLSDMQLEDERCTEAESPTTNVDNQETMHPEERSISQEYQQLSSTSLPLSPSRDATISPAPIASSGSPASPVSSIVDESVKDGLPYYQSGDDRSVSSSSAAGGSVSAAAPVESEENVSRAGSVSLASSTGRSASLDLHVDLAVPPRTPSPTTHTGLAVAGGGGGAAGAGRQSPKSPSVEDTRPPSSRRFRMRTRKVRSVTPIDFNQTFMDDFTEQRISVSPSELEDYINSLDEIKIDPPKPVTPNFFLPTTPMTSGVPSLIVTDDKGEDARFHDSLSTKAFYGDHTVDLTRVLNHRVSYVEWMKKFPESMTSHLELEDYDSDDEEVESIINGAQMDAPELPEPKDSPKFPVDITAYDTPSPEPQRDLLASPEIPPGKSPEVHTEFPLNVVPAYATPSPVSQLSEVSESESAPELSSMALGSPLLNSTASPRNTHFTPITSPLSSLKSPTPDPHSLSPHSIPRLYIPSPSVSPIPMDMTPEEAIFDIGHLDGLIFETKSRSPTPQVQPQSLCPLSPEELAYDIGNLGGLILGPPSRSTSPLPPSPTPGSLQAPFASSSGSARNTKPTDTKPEQS
- the LOC120415778 gene encoding paxillin isoform X3 gives rise to the protein MGIFLSVLVASVGAMDVINCLAYVSNQLTGNGNPPAVDADLENYRRLLREQIDVAPKEKIGGVTYAQDGVVYKDGYRVEKFDDDRLDQLNVKIRELEQRSQEKDQKLDLLNVKLDELERRSVEREIEIEGLRSRSVSRAGSQEPTTSRGVPSIVLGEQQSDTRYGSNRFRPIHREDDSRKTIKKRSVTSNVSEDRTDELDLLSQMEEEEAKKMEDYVPLVYNRDEYLSEGNKRHKISPIQELCQMHEDEHRHRIMEHSPEPNFGANISKPWGDIQLEETKKHEKLAPQAVHDIKEETRESDESDDLAKSMEETKQWLKSPRNTFPDVSTSNQDLLSPGVYVPTGVRSRSESPEEEHPTLKRTRKKSDLTALLLEEERRAEAFSGVIIQTEESDSEGGRRTEFLQSKSPSPFVGPFIENERYQQSTGQLIALVLEPEEQSVSPEHKRKKRNLTAAQLEEERRAEAFYGVTVPSDESDSEGVNRTEFVRSKSATPNFSTCVEKERFQQSAGQLTPLLTDSEVQSVSQEHQRKKRDLSDMQLEDERCTEAESPTTNVDNQETMHPEERSISQEYQQLSSTSLPLSPSRDATISPAPIASSGSPASPVSSIVDESVKDGLPYYQSGDDRSVSSSSAAGGSVSAAAPVESEENLIFSGEYTKAMSKDWHSGHFCCWQCDESLTGQRYVLRDEHPYCIKCYENVFANVCEECNKTIGIDSKDLSYKDKHWHEACFLCNKCRISLVDKQFGSKADKIYCGNCYDAQFASRCDGCGEIFRAGTKKMEYKTRQWHEKCFCCCVCKTAIGTKSFIPREQEIYCAGCYEEKYATRCIKCKKIITSGGVTYKNEPWHRECFTCTHCTVSLAGQRFTSRDEKPYCAECFGELFAKRCTSCVKPITGIGGTRFISFEDRHWHNDCFICAICKTSLVGRGFITDEQDVICPECAKQKLM